One window of the Rhodothermales bacterium genome contains the following:
- the folP gene encoding dihydropteroate synthase: MPGIPHTDRPLIMGILNVTPDSFSDGGLFMDPDAAAARATEMVAEGADVIDIGGASSRPGGGVYGEGAPLLSGSQELSRILPVIERLASHHPDIRISVDTFRSNVAREALAAGAAMLNDITALRFDRAMAAVAAEFDVPICLMHSVGMPGTMPHASEVTVESVVAELSDARARALESGARDVWLDPGFGFGKRVDVNLALIARLPELVAVGSPVLVGVSRKSSVGAALRPSYPEDAPVPPPHDRLSGSLALTALAVIGGARMVRTHDVKETADFLRVFCRARQHLQSA; this comes from the coding sequence ATGCCCGGAATCCCCCATACCGACCGACCGCTCATCATGGGCATCCTGAATGTGACGCCCGACTCCTTCTCGGACGGCGGCCTGTTCATGGATCCCGATGCCGCCGCCGCCCGCGCCACCGAAATGGTGGCCGAGGGCGCGGATGTGATCGATATCGGGGGCGCATCGTCCCGGCCGGGTGGTGGGGTATACGGCGAAGGTGCTCCCCTCCTCTCCGGGAGCCAGGAGCTCAGCCGCATTCTGCCCGTCATCGAGCGCCTTGCATCGCATCATCCGGACATCCGGATTTCCGTCGATACGTTCCGCTCGAACGTGGCCCGCGAGGCCCTGGCGGCCGGCGCCGCCATGCTGAATGACATCACGGCCCTGCGGTTCGACCGCGCCATGGCGGCCGTCGCAGCGGAGTTTGACGTTCCGATCTGTCTGATGCACTCGGTCGGCATGCCCGGCACCATGCCGCATGCGTCGGAGGTTACGGTGGAATCGGTTGTGGCCGAGCTGTCCGATGCGCGCGCGCGGGCCCTCGAGTCCGGCGCCCGGGACGTATGGCTGGATCCCGGCTTCGGGTTCGGCAAGCGGGTGGACGTCAATCTCGCGCTGATCGCGCGCCTGCCGGAACTCGTGGCAGTAGGTTCTCCCGTGCTGGTCGGTGTATCCAGAAAAAGCAGCGTTGGTGCTGCACTTCGCCCGTCATACCCGGAGGATGCTCCCGTGCCACCCCCCCACGACCGACTTTCCGGCAGCCTCGCGCTGACGGCGCTGGCCGTCATTGGAGGTGCCCGGATGGTGCGCACGCACGACGTGAAGGAAACCGCTGACTTCCTGCGCGTATTTTGCAGGGCCCGGCAACACCTCCAATCAGCATGA
- a CDS encoding GH3 auxin-responsive promoter family protein: MITLPKHSQPQILKDRPWPPPITPLWIVRAFKDDPVGTQTRVLVELLERAKDTEWGRKYGFEAIAHARDPRAMYRERVPVHTYDAIRADVDRLRDGAADIMWPGRFHHFAVSSGTASAGKIIPLSVEMLDKNRSFSLAAALSYFESTADPSMFFGKLLSIPGRIEPDPRSAESHIGEVSGLQFLFAPWVMKNYLQAVPEDILFMPHWEKKLDAIVAHTMDMDIRAIAMVPSWAIVLFRKLMAAWNARHATQVTSVKEVWPNLKVFFSGGVALSSYRGLIEQQFGGSLDFVESYGASEGFISFQDDPARRDMLLHLDNGVYFEFVPVDEPERRLSIAEVEVGVRYSIHVTTCSGLWCYPVGDVVRFTSVNPYRLEVAGRTNEMLDKYGEAVYGDEARQALEKACAETGARIRDYHIASVEAAPDVLPGHQWLIEFAVEPADPEQFAGILDTYLMDVNRHYVIRREAQAFQPPTVVPLPVGTFLSWLQATRDRVGAQSKVPRMSEDRKIADSILQISGNNP, encoded by the coding sequence ATGATCACCCTTCCCAAGCATTCCCAACCCCAGATCCTGAAGGATCGCCCGTGGCCTCCGCCCATCACGCCGCTCTGGATTGTACGGGCGTTCAAGGACGACCCGGTCGGGACCCAGACGCGCGTGCTGGTTGAACTCCTGGAGCGGGCCAAGGACACCGAATGGGGCCGGAAGTACGGATTCGAGGCCATCGCGCATGCCCGTGATCCGCGGGCCATGTACCGCGAGCGGGTGCCCGTGCATACGTATGATGCCATCCGGGCCGACGTGGATCGGCTCAGGGATGGGGCCGCGGACATCATGTGGCCGGGTCGCTTCCATCACTTTGCGGTCTCGTCGGGCACCGCATCTGCGGGCAAGATCATTCCGCTGTCCGTGGAAATGCTGGACAAGAACCGCTCCTTCAGTCTGGCGGCCGCCCTGTCGTATTTCGAGTCGACCGCCGACCCGTCCATGTTCTTCGGCAAGCTGCTGTCCATCCCCGGGCGCATTGAACCGGACCCCCGGTCGGCCGAAAGCCACATCGGGGAAGTATCCGGACTGCAGTTCCTGTTTGCGCCTTGGGTCATGAAGAACTATCTCCAGGCGGTTCCGGAGGATATCCTGTTCATGCCGCACTGGGAGAAGAAGCTCGATGCCATCGTGGCGCACACCATGGACATGGACATCCGGGCCATTGCCATGGTCCCGTCGTGGGCCATCGTCCTCTTCCGGAAACTGATGGCGGCCTGGAATGCCCGGCACGCCACGCAGGTCACCTCCGTCAAGGAGGTCTGGCCGAACCTGAAGGTGTTCTTCTCCGGCGGAGTGGCACTCTCGTCATACCGTGGGTTGATTGAGCAGCAGTTCGGGGGTTCGCTGGACTTCGTGGAGAGCTACGGCGCGAGCGAGGGATTCATTTCCTTCCAGGACGACCCGGCGCGACGGGACATGTTGTTGCACCTGGACAACGGGGTCTACTTCGAATTCGTGCCGGTCGATGAGCCGGAGCGCCGCCTGTCGATTGCCGAAGTGGAGGTGGGCGTACGTTACAGTATCCATGTCACCACCTGCTCCGGTCTTTGGTGCTATCCGGTCGGGGATGTGGTGCGGTTCACGTCCGTCAACCCGTATCGTCTGGAAGTGGCCGGCCGGACGAACGAAATGCTGGACAAATACGGCGAAGCGGTGTACGGCGATGAGGCCCGGCAGGCGCTCGAGAAAGCCTGCGCGGAGACGGGCGCCCGCATACGGGATTACCACATTGCCTCGGTCGAAGCCGCCCCCGATGTGCTGCCCGGACACCAGTGGCTGATTGAATTCGCGGTGGAGCCGGCCGATCCGGAGCAATTCGCCGGGATCCTGGACACGTACTTGATGGACGTCAACCGGCACTATGTCATCCGGCGTGAGGCGCAGGCGTTCCAGCCCCCAACCGTCGTTCCGTTGCCTGTCGGGACGTTTTTGTCGTGGCTCCAGGCGACCCGCGATCGCGTTGGTGCGCAATCCAAAGTGCCAAGAATGAGTGAGGATCGGAAAATTGCCGATTCCATCCTTCAAATTTCCGGAAACAATCCGTAA
- a CDS encoding RNA polymerase sigma factor RpoD/SigA, with amino-acid sequence MYVPRQQRMLDQYLQEIGQIALLTPQEEVELARRIKQGDQEALHRLTRANLRFVVSVAKKYQGQGLTLADLINEGNYGLIKAAQRFDETRGFKFISYAVWWIRQAILQALAEQSRVVRLPLNRIGTISKIRKTSARLSQEHERQPNIEELAKELDVDVEKVREAMQHTGRHLSMDAPFNEDDDNSLLDVLPDEDDIKPDDTLMDESLKIDIERALSLLHPREAEITRLYFGIGREHPLTLEEIGQRFGLTRERVRQIKEKALRKLRQKHRREELQMHIG; translated from the coding sequence ATGTACGTCCCACGCCAGCAACGCATGCTGGACCAGTACCTGCAGGAAATCGGGCAGATTGCCCTTTTGACCCCGCAGGAAGAGGTCGAACTGGCTCGTCGCATCAAACAGGGTGACCAGGAAGCCCTGCACCGCCTGACGCGGGCCAATCTCCGTTTCGTCGTATCGGTCGCCAAGAAGTACCAGGGTCAGGGCCTGACGCTGGCCGATCTCATCAATGAAGGCAACTACGGCCTCATCAAGGCTGCCCAGCGGTTCGATGAGACGCGGGGGTTCAAGTTCATTTCCTATGCCGTGTGGTGGATCCGCCAGGCCATCCTGCAGGCGCTGGCCGAGCAGAGCCGCGTGGTCCGTCTGCCGTTGAACCGGATTGGCACCATCTCCAAGATCCGCAAGACGAGCGCCCGCCTGTCGCAGGAGCATGAGCGTCAGCCGAACATCGAGGAGCTGGCCAAGGAACTGGATGTGGACGTGGAGAAGGTCCGCGAAGCCATGCAGCACACGGGTCGGCACCTGTCCATGGATGCGCCCTTCAACGAGGACGACGACAACAGCCTGCTCGACGTGCTTCCGGACGAGGATGACATCAAGCCGGACGACACGCTCATGGACGAGTCGCTCAAGATCGACATTGAGCGCGCCCTCAGCCTGCTGCACCCCCGGGAAGCTGAAATCACGCGCCTCTACTTCGGGATTGGCCGAGAGCATCCGCTGACGCTCGAGGAAATCGGGCAGCGCTTCGGTCTCACGCGCGAACGCGTGCGTCAGATCAAGGAGAAGGCCCTCCGCAAACTCCGCCAGAAGCACCGCCGCGAAGAGCTGCAAATGCACATCGGCTGA
- a CDS encoding DNA-3-methyladenine glycosylase I, with translation MPDPDNHPHKAALSGYCSAAPNHPFHGPYHDTEYGFPVDDDRVLFERLILEINQAGLSWLTILKKREGFRQAYDQFDIATVAGYGDAERARLLADAGIIRNRLKVDAAIHNARRIVELQAGFGSFAAWLAHHHPLSKPEWVKLFRKTFRFTGGEITGEFLMSIGYLPGAHQEPCPVHREVAATNPPWMGG, from the coding sequence ATGCCCGACCCAGACAATCACCCCCATAAGGCAGCCCTCTCCGGCTATTGCTCAGCCGCCCCGAACCACCCGTTCCACGGTCCCTATCACGATACCGAATACGGGTTTCCGGTGGACGACGACCGGGTGCTGTTCGAACGGCTCATCCTGGAAATCAACCAGGCAGGACTCTCCTGGCTGACCATCCTGAAGAAACGGGAGGGCTTCCGGCAGGCGTACGACCAGTTCGATATCGCAACGGTGGCCGGATACGGGGACGCGGAGCGGGCGCGGCTGCTGGCGGATGCCGGAATCATCCGGAACCGCCTGAAAGTGGATGCGGCCATCCACAACGCGCGGCGCATCGTGGAACTGCAGGCCGGATTCGGCTCATTCGCCGCCTGGCTGGCGCATCATCATCCCCTTTCCAAACCGGAATGGGTGAAGCTGTTCAGGAAGACCTTCCGGTTCACGGGGGGAGAGATCACGGGGGAATTCCTCATGAGCATCGGCTATCTGCCGGGGGCGCATCAGGAACCGTGTCCGGTGCACCGTGAGGTTGCGGCCACAAACCCGCCATGGATGGGCGGGTGA
- a CDS encoding NFACT RNA binding domain-containing protein translates to MLTNWYTLYHLVAEWRPDMVGARVVDAYSQHRGSLKLVLESSTVRTLSISLQAPHRHLFMYEGSNRARKNVADLFPDALGRHVTDVRLADRDRILYIDLSEGLQFVVVPFGPRANVFLMRSAPGTEPIDTFRGDDTPPDPRPATSPDALFPKPLKKEVQQVLAHEPGLDQEEAAQALHARLLASPEPVVYWDGDWPEVLSVVPLGHLEGALRPEHFANVNAAVRTTARSRMAQARFHARWKPLVQRVEARLGQVSSSLERMLEELDRPSRADTYERNGHLLMASSHAIPAGLDGVELEDIVGGEGVVHIALDPALSAVRNAERYYDKARRTRLARENALERLEDVEAERDRLRVVSDALAAVRTLDELDAVQEAHAGVIDGLQRGGDSSDAVPYRRFALDGGYEVWVGRNARQNDQLTLHDSRKYDLWMHARGVAGSHTVLRVKGRTDRPPRYIIEQAAAIAAYFSKARTSAMAPVMMTERKYVRKPRKAVAGAVVVEREEVVMIEPGLHGKAF, encoded by the coding sequence GTGCTCACCAACTGGTACACACTGTACCATCTTGTGGCGGAATGGCGCCCGGACATGGTGGGCGCCCGCGTGGTCGATGCGTATTCCCAGCACCGCGGCAGCCTGAAGCTGGTGCTCGAATCATCAACCGTACGCACACTCTCCATTTCCCTCCAGGCCCCGCACCGGCACCTGTTCATGTACGAGGGATCGAACCGGGCGCGCAAGAATGTCGCAGACCTCTTTCCCGACGCCCTGGGTCGCCATGTAACGGATGTGCGCTTGGCGGACCGGGACCGCATCCTGTACATCGATCTTTCGGAGGGGCTCCAGTTCGTGGTGGTTCCCTTCGGTCCGCGGGCCAATGTTTTCCTGATGCGCTCCGCGCCCGGCACCGAGCCCATCGATACGTTCCGGGGAGACGATACGCCTCCCGATCCCCGACCGGCTACCTCGCCGGATGCCCTTTTTCCGAAGCCCCTGAAAAAGGAGGTCCAGCAGGTGCTGGCTCATGAGCCCGGCCTGGACCAGGAAGAGGCGGCCCAGGCCCTCCACGCCCGGCTGTTGGCCTCGCCCGAACCGGTGGTCTATTGGGACGGCGACTGGCCGGAGGTGCTGTCCGTGGTGCCGCTGGGCCACCTGGAGGGTGCGCTCCGCCCCGAGCACTTCGCCAATGTGAACGCTGCGGTCCGGACCACCGCCCGAAGCCGGATGGCGCAGGCCCGGTTCCACGCCCGCTGGAAGCCGCTGGTCCAGCGGGTCGAGGCGCGGCTCGGCCAGGTCTCGTCGTCGCTCGAGCGCATGCTCGAGGAACTCGACCGGCCGAGCCGCGCCGACACCTACGAGCGGAACGGGCACCTGCTCATGGCCAGCAGCCACGCCATTCCGGCCGGTCTGGACGGCGTGGAGCTCGAGGACATCGTGGGCGGGGAGGGTGTCGTCCACATCGCGTTGGATCCCGCCCTGTCTGCTGTCCGGAACGCCGAGCGCTACTACGACAAGGCGCGTCGGACACGACTGGCACGCGAGAATGCCCTGGAGCGTCTGGAAGACGTCGAGGCCGAGCGCGACCGGTTGCGCGTCGTGTCCGACGCGCTGGCTGCCGTCCGGACCCTCGATGAGCTGGATGCGGTCCAGGAAGCGCATGCCGGCGTCATCGACGGGCTGCAGCGCGGCGGTGACTCCAGCGATGCCGTTCCGTACCGGCGATTCGCCCTGGACGGCGGGTACGAAGTATGGGTGGGCAGGAATGCCCGGCAGAACGACCAGCTGACATTGCACGACAGCCGCAAGTATGACCTCTGGATGCACGCCCGGGGCGTGGCGGGGTCGCACACGGTCCTCCGCGTGAAAGGCCGGACCGATCGGCCACCCCGGTATATCATTGAGCAGGCGGCGGCCATTGCCGCGTATTTTTCCAAGGCACGAACGAGCGCCATGGCCCCGGTCATGATGACCGAACGCAAGTATGTCCGGAAACCCCGCAAGGCCGTGGCCGGCGCCGTGGTCGTGGAACGTGAAGAAGTTGTCATGATCGAACCCGGATTGCACGGAAAGGCGTTTTGA
- a CDS encoding undecaprenyl-diphosphate phosphatase, with protein sequence MTWWESLLLGLIQGLTEFLPVSSSGHLVLAQHILGIAPGEDGVLFEVMVHFGTLLSIVFVYRARIGSLLAGFLGTVVRPAAWQDHYREKGEFHLGVMILLTMIPTGLIYVLFSDFFEASFSQPRLASGALLVTGVLLMLTVLRPNPDGPLTGGKSLLVGLAQAMAMIPGISRSGSTICTALYLNVSPVRAADFSFLMLIPVVFGATLLKVGEALSVASQANWTLMILGAAVAFVSGIFAIRIVLDFVRRGKLQYFAVYCFIVGGLGLILI encoded by the coding sequence ATGACGTGGTGGGAATCCCTGTTGCTCGGCCTCATCCAGGGCCTGACCGAGTTCTTGCCGGTGTCCTCGTCGGGGCATCTCGTGCTGGCACAGCACATCCTGGGGATCGCGCCGGGTGAGGACGGGGTATTGTTCGAGGTCATGGTGCACTTTGGGACGTTGCTGTCCATTGTATTCGTGTACAGGGCGCGCATCGGTTCGCTCCTGGCCGGCTTCCTGGGCACCGTTGTCCGCCCGGCCGCCTGGCAGGATCACTACAGGGAAAAAGGCGAATTCCACCTGGGCGTCATGATCCTCCTGACCATGATCCCGACCGGACTCATCTACGTCCTGTTCTCGGACTTTTTCGAGGCATCGTTCTCCCAGCCCCGGTTGGCCTCGGGTGCGCTCCTGGTGACGGGGGTGTTGCTCATGCTGACGGTTCTCCGGCCAAACCCCGACGGTCCGCTGACGGGCGGGAAGAGCCTCCTGGTCGGTCTTGCCCAGGCCATGGCCATGATCCCCGGCATTTCCCGGTCCGGCTCCACCATCTGTACGGCGCTGTATCTCAACGTATCGCCCGTACGGGCCGCCGACTTCTCCTTTCTCATGCTCATTCCCGTGGTTTTCGGGGCAACGCTGCTGAAGGTGGGGGAGGCGCTGTCTGTCGCATCGCAAGCGAATTGGACACTCATGATCTTGGGTGCGGCGGTGGCATTCGTGTCCGGAATCTTCGCCATCCGCATTGTCCTGGACTTCGTCCGGCGCGGAAAGCTGCAGTATTTTGCTGTCTACTGCTTTATTGTCGGCGGGCTTGGTCTCATTTTGATATGA
- a CDS encoding sigma-54 dependent transcriptional regulator, with translation MKYRIYVVDDDRHYARMLSYRLDKNASYEVEVFNNGEDVLKNLGTPPDLILLDIMMPGMDGVEVLRHVVARAPGVPVIMVSAQGVIDTAVEAMKLGAYDYITKGQDDLVKLDSVVRNVLEKVSLEREVETLRDEVKEKYQVKGLIGDSGPMHHVYRLIQKATRGDLTVAIHGESGTGKELVAKAIHFNSSRNRGPFVVVNCAAIPRDLMESEFFGHEKGSFTGAHARKIGKFEQADGGTIFLDEIGELDLDLQAKLLRALQEGEITRVGGSDTIEFNARVISATNKDVVQMIRNGTFREDLYYRLFQFPVPLPPLRERGSDLLVLANYFHREYTKAHPEFKGKTLSAGARRAIANHRWPGNVRELKSAIERAILLSDEEEISAADLMISDVNPISPWADRMTLAEAAETNFSAPSTNGVHSDDDDDDADEDAISIESSDGGIVSLEELKHRAVERAYRLCEQNVDRAAVELGIGRATMYRLLKKYDMM, from the coding sequence ATGAAGTACCGCATCTATGTCGTCGACGACGACCGGCACTATGCCCGCATGCTGAGCTACCGGCTCGACAAGAATGCGAGCTACGAGGTCGAAGTCTTCAACAACGGGGAGGACGTGCTCAAGAATCTGGGTACGCCACCCGACCTCATCCTTCTGGATATCATGATGCCGGGTATGGACGGGGTCGAGGTACTCAGACATGTGGTGGCCCGTGCGCCCGGCGTACCGGTCATCATGGTTTCCGCGCAAGGGGTCATCGATACGGCGGTCGAAGCCATGAAGCTCGGCGCCTATGACTACATCACGAAAGGTCAGGACGACCTGGTGAAGCTCGATTCCGTGGTCCGGAACGTGCTCGAGAAAGTCTCCCTGGAACGCGAAGTGGAGACGCTGCGCGACGAAGTGAAGGAGAAGTACCAGGTGAAGGGGCTCATTGGCGACAGCGGCCCCATGCACCACGTGTACCGCCTCATCCAGAAGGCAACGCGCGGGGATCTGACCGTGGCCATCCACGGCGAGAGCGGGACGGGCAAGGAGCTCGTAGCCAAGGCCATCCATTTCAATTCAAGCCGGAATCGCGGCCCCTTCGTGGTCGTGAACTGTGCGGCCATCCCCCGGGACCTCATGGAAAGTGAGTTCTTCGGGCACGAGAAAGGGTCGTTCACCGGCGCGCATGCCCGCAAGATCGGCAAATTCGAACAGGCCGACGGGGGCACCATTTTCCTGGACGAAATCGGCGAGTTGGACCTGGACCTCCAGGCCAAACTGCTGCGCGCCCTGCAGGAAGGCGAAATCACCCGGGTGGGTGGCAGCGATACCATTGAATTCAATGCCCGCGTCATCAGCGCGACCAACAAGGACGTCGTTCAGATGATTCGCAACGGCACGTTCCGCGAAGATCTGTACTACCGGCTGTTCCAGTTCCCGGTCCCGCTTCCACCCTTGCGCGAACGCGGATCGGACCTGCTGGTCCTGGCCAATTACTTCCATCGCGAATACACGAAGGCGCATCCCGAATTCAAGGGCAAGACCCTGTCGGCGGGCGCCCGTCGCGCCATTGCCAACCACCGCTGGCCCGGCAACGTGCGTGAGCTGAAGAGCGCCATTGAACGCGCTATCCTGCTCTCCGACGAAGAAGAAATCTCGGCCGCGGACCTCATGATTTCCGACGTCAACCCCATTTCACCGTGGGCCGACCGGATGACCCTGGCCGAAGCGGCGGAGACCAATTTCTCGGCACCGTCCACGAACGGCGTTCATTCGGACGACGACGATGATGACGCCGACGAGGATGCCATCAGCATTGAAAGCTCGGACGGCGGCATCGTGTCGCTGGAAGAGTTGAAGCACCGGGCCGTAGAACGGGCGTACCGGCTGTGCGAACAGAACGTGGACCGGGCCGCTGTCGAACTGGGCATTGGCCGGGCTACCATGTATCGGCTCCTGAAGAAGTACGATATGATGTAG
- a CDS encoding EcsC family protein, with protein MRLTEYERKAQREIEEWQHGDASLIAQAMNWAMQPMDWVVRRAVPADMVDQADRSISDFLSMLSDASAWTYDPDEVLAAARNAGLEVEQVRDLRDRPLETLDKLAKAYVSENAILAAVEGGGTGLGGAFLIAADIPLLFTINLRLIQQIGAAYGFPVKGPEYRAIVLSIFNVAASSGREAKNEALREITVAAAAFAGELGYKGRVSGTFRDQNRHLPREIAKNIVGRKLAQAIPIAGAAVGAGINYWFTTETAETAYMLFRALYLERKERS; from the coding sequence ATGCGACTGACTGAATACGAACGAAAGGCCCAACGCGAAATCGAGGAATGGCAACACGGGGATGCATCCCTGATTGCCCAGGCCATGAATTGGGCCATGCAGCCCATGGATTGGGTGGTCCGCCGGGCCGTTCCGGCCGACATGGTGGATCAGGCCGATCGCTCCATCAGTGATTTCCTGTCCATGCTGAGCGATGCCTCCGCATGGACGTACGACCCCGATGAAGTCCTGGCCGCCGCGCGCAATGCCGGTCTGGAGGTGGAACAGGTCCGGGATCTGAGGGATCGTCCGCTCGAAACCCTGGACAAACTCGCCAAGGCATACGTCTCGGAAAACGCCATCCTGGCGGCGGTTGAAGGAGGTGGCACCGGCCTGGGCGGCGCGTTCCTGATTGCCGCCGACATCCCGCTCCTCTTCACCATCAACCTGCGGCTCATCCAGCAGATCGGTGCAGCGTACGGGTTTCCGGTGAAAGGCCCCGAATACCGGGCCATTGTGCTCTCCATCTTCAACGTCGCTGCCTCATCGGGACGCGAAGCCAAGAACGAAGCGCTCCGCGAAATCACGGTGGCCGCGGCTGCGTTTGCCGGTGAGCTGGGGTACAAGGGCCGCGTCAGCGGCACGTTCCGGGACCAGAACCGGCATCTGCCCCGCGAAATTGCCAAGAACATCGTGGGCCGGAAGCTCGCGCAAGCCATTCCCATTGCCGGAGCGGCTGTCGGCGCCGGAATCAACTATTGGTTCACAACCGAGACCGCCGAAACGGCCTATATGTTGTTCCGGGCGTTGTACCTTGAGCGAAAAGAACGCTCCTGA
- the der gene encoding ribosome biogenesis GTPase Der — protein sequence MSLVAIVGRPNVGKSTLFNRLTEDRRSIVDDQPGVTRDRVYGHVEWGGRTFSVVDTGGFVPQSEDRFEAAIREQVLLAIEEADLILFVVDVTVGITDLDDEMAKLLRRSNRPVLLVPNKADNDERRWDANAFYTLGFEEMYALSSINGMGTGDMLDRVLELLPPEPEPEPDARPRIAIIGRPNVGKSSLTNALLGTDRSIVTEISGTTRDSIDTALVYKGRDIVLVDTAGLRRKARIKENVEFYSWLRTERAIETCDVAVLLIDASEGLEAQDIRVLTSAERMKKGLVIGINKWDLYAEKETNSVRDYERLIRARLKTLEYIPIFTISAVTKQRIYKVLDEALAVIDRRGKRVTTSELNDVILPAIQRVHPPTYRGHHVKIKFATQVRADPPVFNFFCNYPKGVKESYRRYLENQLREAFDFQGVPLTLTFKEKS from the coding sequence ATGTCCCTCGTCGCCATCGTGGGTCGCCCGAATGTGGGCAAGTCCACGCTTTTCAACCGCCTCACCGAGGATCGTCGCAGTATTGTGGACGATCAGCCCGGCGTTACACGTGACCGCGTATATGGTCATGTGGAATGGGGTGGCCGCACGTTTTCCGTGGTCGATACGGGAGGATTCGTGCCGCAGTCCGAGGATCGCTTCGAGGCTGCCATACGGGAGCAGGTGCTGCTCGCCATCGAGGAGGCCGACCTCATCCTGTTCGTCGTGGATGTCACGGTAGGCATCACGGATCTGGATGATGAGATGGCCAAGCTCCTCAGGCGCAGCAATCGGCCCGTCCTGCTGGTTCCCAACAAGGCGGACAACGATGAGCGCCGGTGGGATGCGAACGCGTTCTATACGCTGGGATTCGAAGAGATGTATGCGCTGTCGTCCATCAACGGGATGGGCACCGGAGACATGCTGGACCGCGTCCTGGAGCTCTTGCCCCCGGAGCCCGAGCCTGAGCCCGATGCACGTCCCCGGATTGCCATCATCGGCCGCCCGAACGTGGGCAAGTCCTCGCTGACGAATGCCCTGTTAGGCACGGACCGGTCCATCGTGACCGAGATCAGCGGCACCACGCGTGACTCCATAGATACCGCGCTCGTCTACAAGGGTCGGGACATCGTCCTCGTGGATACCGCAGGTCTGCGCCGGAAAGCACGCATAAAGGAGAACGTGGAGTTCTACTCCTGGCTTCGGACGGAGCGGGCCATTGAGACCTGCGACGTCGCCGTGTTGCTCATTGATGCCAGTGAAGGCCTCGAAGCCCAGGACATCCGCGTCTTGACGAGCGCCGAGCGCATGAAAAAAGGCCTCGTGATCGGCATCAACAAGTGGGACCTGTACGCCGAGAAGGAGACCAATTCCGTGCGGGATTACGAACGGCTCATTCGTGCCCGGCTGAAGACGCTCGAGTACATCCCCATTTTCACGATCTCCGCCGTCACCAAGCAACGCATTTACAAGGTGCTCGACGAGGCCCTGGCCGTCATTGACCGCCGCGGCAAGCGCGTGACGACGAGCGAGCTGAACGACGTCATCCTGCCGGCCATCCAGCGGGTGCATCCGCCCACGTACCGCGGGCACCACGTCAAGATCAAGTTCGCCACGCAGGTCCGCGCCGATCCGCCGGTCTTCAACTTCTTCTGCAACTACCCGAAGGGTGTGAAGGAGTCCTACCGGCGCTACCTGGAGAACCAGCTCCGCGAAGCCTTCGACTTCCAGGGCGTCCCGCTGACCCTGACGTTCAAGGAAAAGAGCTGA